A genomic region of Lysinibacillus sp. 2017 contains the following coding sequences:
- a CDS encoding endonuclease MutS2 has product MIEKRALKTLEFDKVREQVSTFCTNSIGKQAIDELVPETDFETVVELLEEMDEGLAILRVKGNVPLGGIFDVRPHARRSQIGGMLSPTELMEIASTIRASRILRNFIEDIESENSIEIPHFIERKEQMPILTALQHEINACIDDNGAVLDSASTTLRSIRQSLRSEEAKVRQKLESLTRGSNATKMLSDTIITIRNDRFVIPVKQEYRSHYGGIVHDQSASGQTLFIEPESVIQSNNEVQRLKVKEKTEIDRILASLTAQVQDVAHEIFVLIQLLGEIDVILAKGKYGQANKCTMPKMNKEGYTRLVRARHPLLPIEEAVANTIEFGRDITAIVITGPNTGGKTVTLKTVGLCTLMAQSGLPVPALDGSELAVFEQIFADIGDEQSIEQSLSTFSSHMVNIVDILSKFDDKSLVLFDELGAGTDPQEGAALAISILDEVVGYGARVMATTHYPELKAYGYNRPSVVNASVEFDVETLSPTYRLLIGVPGRSNAFEISKRLGLNTVVIDRAKSFTGTDRHEVESMIASLEESRLRSEREADEAHVLLEEAQTIRAELKERLRTYDDKKENLEKKAKDKARKIVDEAKREAETIIAELREMKEQAASNVKEHELIDAKKRLEEAAPKENKVLQKAVEARERKQNLKVGDEVKVLSYGQKGTLLQKAGQDWVVQIGILKMKLPESDLEYIKPEKEQVTRPMMNVKNRNSHVKLELDLRGERYEDALIRTEKYLDDALLSNYPRVSIIHGKGTGALRQGIQSFLKKHKRVKSYRYGEAGEGGFGVTVVELK; this is encoded by the coding sequence ATTTGATAAAGTACGAGAACAAGTTTCGACATTTTGTACAAACTCCATCGGGAAACAGGCCATTGATGAACTAGTCCCTGAAACGGATTTTGAAACAGTCGTTGAATTATTAGAAGAAATGGATGAAGGACTAGCCATTTTACGAGTAAAAGGTAATGTGCCACTGGGCGGGATTTTTGATGTGCGTCCACATGCACGTCGTTCTCAAATTGGCGGTATGCTGAGCCCAACGGAATTAATGGAAATCGCAAGTACGATTCGTGCGAGCCGTATTTTACGTAATTTCATTGAAGATATTGAATCTGAAAATTCGATTGAAATCCCTCATTTTATTGAGCGTAAAGAGCAAATGCCAATTTTAACGGCGTTACAACATGAGATTAATGCCTGTATCGATGATAATGGGGCGGTGTTGGATTCAGCGAGCACGACATTACGTTCAATTCGTCAATCATTACGTTCGGAAGAAGCAAAAGTTCGTCAAAAACTTGAAAGTTTAACACGCGGTTCAAACGCAACAAAAATGCTTTCAGATACGATTATTACAATTCGTAATGACCGATTCGTTATTCCAGTAAAACAAGAATATCGTTCTCATTACGGCGGTATTGTGCATGACCAATCGGCATCAGGTCAGACACTTTTCATCGAGCCAGAATCCGTTATCCAATCAAATAACGAAGTACAGCGCTTAAAAGTGAAAGAAAAAACGGAAATTGACCGTATTTTAGCGTCATTAACCGCACAAGTACAAGATGTTGCGCATGAGATATTTGTCCTTATCCAATTACTTGGTGAAATTGATGTGATTTTAGCAAAAGGCAAGTATGGACAAGCAAATAAATGTACTATGCCAAAAATGAATAAGGAAGGCTATACACGCTTAGTTCGTGCGCGCCATCCGTTATTACCAATAGAAGAAGCGGTAGCGAATACGATTGAATTTGGTCGTGATATTACAGCTATCGTTATTACCGGTCCAAACACAGGTGGTAAAACAGTTACGTTGAAAACGGTTGGATTATGTACGTTGATGGCACAATCTGGTTTACCAGTACCAGCTTTAGACGGTTCAGAGCTTGCCGTGTTCGAGCAAATTTTTGCTGATATTGGCGATGAGCAATCGATCGAACAATCCCTTTCAACATTCTCATCTCATATGGTGAACATAGTTGATATTTTAAGTAAGTTCGATGACAAATCATTAGTATTATTCGATGAATTAGGTGCTGGTACTGACCCACAAGAAGGGGCGGCCTTAGCGATTTCGATTTTAGATGAAGTTGTTGGTTATGGCGCACGCGTTATGGCAACAACCCATTACCCGGAACTAAAAGCATACGGCTACAACCGTCCATCAGTTGTGAATGCGAGTGTAGAATTTGACGTTGAAACATTAAGTCCAACGTATCGTTTATTAATTGGGGTTCCAGGGCGTTCAAATGCCTTTGAAATTTCAAAACGTCTTGGATTAAATACAGTCGTTATTGATCGCGCAAAATCATTTACAGGCACAGACCGTCATGAAGTAGAGTCAATGATTGCTTCTTTAGAAGAAAGCCGTCTGCGTTCAGAGCGAGAAGCAGATGAAGCACATGTTTTATTAGAAGAAGCGCAAACAATTCGTGCAGAACTAAAAGAACGTCTCCGCACATATGATGATAAAAAAGAAAATTTAGAGAAAAAAGCAAAAGATAAAGCACGTAAAATTGTCGATGAAGCGAAAAGAGAAGCTGAAACGATTATCGCTGAATTACGTGAAATGAAAGAACAAGCTGCATCCAATGTCAAAGAGCATGAATTAATTGATGCGAAAAAACGTCTAGAAGAAGCAGCACCAAAAGAAAATAAAGTATTACAAAAAGCAGTCGAAGCACGTGAACGCAAGCAAAACTTAAAAGTGGGCGATGAAGTTAAAGTATTAAGCTATGGTCAAAAAGGCACGCTACTGCAAAAAGCGGGCCAAGATTGGGTTGTGCAAATTGGTATTTTAAAAATGAAATTGCCTGAAAGCGATTTAGAATACATCAAGCCAGAAAAAGAACAAGTAACACGTCCGATGATGAATGTGAAAAATCGCAATAGCCATGTAAAACTTGAATTAGATTTGCGCGGAGAACGCTATGAGGACGCACTTATCCGTACAGAAAAATATTTAGATGATGCATTATTATCGAACTATCCTCGCGTTTCAATCATTCACGGTAAAGGGACAGGTGCACTACGTCAAGGAATTCAAAGCTTTTTGAAAAAGCATAAGCGAGTGAAATCTTATCGTTATGGTGAAGCGGGTGAGGGCGGCTTTGGTGTCACAGTCGTTGAGCTAAAATAA
- a CDS encoding M42 family metallopeptidase, protein MNKERVLQIATDLLQQHSPTGYCHEIMDKVEQFVQQTGYQFERTLKGGGIISIPGANEGKVIGLSAHVDTLGAMVRSITGHGTLKFTLLGGPLVPTWDGEYVFVRTRDGRTYSGTILSTSPSVHVFEDSKSKKREPQFMEVRLDEKVKTKEDVLKLGIGVGDFIFIDPKTTVTESGFLKSRFIDDKGSVACLLALIEIMQQEKIVPAYPVKIVISNYEEVGHGSSYIPADITEYISVDMGCIGDDLSCTEYDVSICAKDSSGPYDYEITSTFIELAKENGLQYAVDIYPMYGSDTSAALRGGNNIKGALIGPGVHASHGMERTHYEALENTMKLLYLYITKR, encoded by the coding sequence ATTAATAAAGAACGAGTTCTTCAAATCGCAACGGACTTACTACAACAGCATAGTCCGACTGGCTATTGCCATGAAATTATGGATAAGGTTGAACAGTTCGTTCAGCAAACGGGTTATCAATTTGAGCGCACATTGAAAGGCGGAGGAATCATTTCCATTCCCGGAGCTAATGAAGGGAAAGTAATCGGTCTTTCTGCGCATGTTGATACATTGGGTGCCATGGTTCGTTCGATTACTGGTCACGGCACATTAAAATTTACGCTTCTAGGTGGCCCACTCGTTCCAACTTGGGATGGCGAATATGTTTTTGTACGTACGAGAGACGGCAGAACTTATAGTGGTACTATTTTGAGCACTAGCCCATCCGTACACGTATTTGAAGACAGCAAATCAAAAAAACGCGAACCGCAGTTTATGGAAGTGCGTCTCGATGAAAAGGTGAAAACGAAGGAAGATGTTTTGAAGCTTGGCATTGGTGTCGGTGACTTTATTTTTATTGATCCGAAAACGACTGTAACAGAAAGCGGCTTTTTGAAATCTCGGTTCATTGATGACAAAGGAAGTGTAGCGTGCTTATTGGCGCTTATTGAAATCATGCAGCAGGAGAAAATCGTACCGGCTTATCCGGTGAAAATTGTGATTTCCAACTATGAAGAGGTTGGTCATGGTTCATCGTATATTCCTGCTGATATTACTGAATACATTTCTGTTGATATGGGCTGTATCGGTGATGATTTAAGCTGTACAGAATATGATGTTTCCATTTGTGCGAAGGATTCAAGTGGACCTTACGATTACGAAATCACATCAACCTTTATCGAATTGGCTAAAGAAAATGGCTTGCAATACGCGGTTGATATTTATCCTATGTACGGTTCGGATACAAGTGCAGCACTACGTGGCGGCAATAATATCAAAGGTGCCCTAATCGGACCTGGTGTTCACGCGTCACACGGAATGGAACGTACACATTATGAAGCATTAGAAAATACGATGAAATTACTTTACTTGTATATTACGAAGCGTTAA
- a CDS encoding enoyl-CoA hydratase translates to MEFLSWRVEEGVAIATISRPPANALSQGLIQDVNALLDAVEQDDSVRVIVLHGEGRFFSAGADIKEFTSVQSGEEFGGLANNGQIVFERVETFSKPVIAAIHGAALGGGLELAMGCHMRFVTESAKLGLPELSLGIIPGFAGTQRLPRYVGAAKAAEMMFTSEPISGVEAVQWGLANKAFADEELLPKTLEIAKKIAKKSPIALKAAIQMLNYSKTPSFYEGVAAEAKSFGDVFVSQDAKEGIQAFIEKREPIFTGK, encoded by the coding sequence ATGGAGTTTTTAAGTTGGAGAGTAGAAGAAGGCGTAGCAATCGCTACAATTTCAAGACCACCAGCAAATGCATTATCACAAGGTTTAATTCAAGATGTAAACGCTTTATTAGATGCAGTGGAACAAGATGATTCAGTACGTGTGATTGTACTTCACGGAGAAGGTCGCTTTTTCTCTGCAGGCGCAGACATTAAAGAATTTACAAGTGTTCAGTCAGGAGAAGAATTTGGCGGTTTAGCGAATAACGGACAAATCGTGTTCGAACGCGTAGAAACCTTTTCGAAGCCAGTCATCGCAGCGATTCACGGTGCAGCACTTGGTGGAGGATTAGAGCTTGCGATGGGATGCCATATGCGCTTTGTGACAGAGTCAGCGAAACTAGGTTTGCCTGAGCTTTCGTTAGGTATTATTCCTGGCTTTGCAGGAACGCAGCGTTTACCTCGTTATGTTGGGGCAGCAAAAGCAGCGGAAATGATGTTCACAAGCGAGCCGATTTCTGGAGTAGAAGCGGTTCAGTGGGGATTAGCAAACAAAGCATTCGCGGATGAAGAGCTACTACCAAAGACGCTGGAAATTGCAAAAAAAATCGCGAAGAAGTCACCCATTGCATTAAAAGCAGCTATCCAAATGTTAAACTACTCAAAAACTCCATCATTTTATGAAGGCGTGGCCGCTGAAGCAAAAAGCTTTGGAGATGTATTTGTATCACAGGATGCGAAAGAAGGCATCCAAGCATTTATTGAAAAACGTGAACCAATCTTTACAGGCAAGTAA
- the uvrC gene encoding excinuclease ABC subunit UvrC, with amino-acid sequence MNPTIKAKLEILPDESGCYLMKDRQGTIIYVGKAKILKNRVRSYFTGSHDGKTARLVSEIEDFEYIVTSSDIEALILELNLIKLHDPKYNIKLTDDKTYPYIKITNERYPRILTTRKIKKDKARYFGPYPNAYAANETRKLLDRLYPLRKCAQMPSQVCLYYHLGQCLAPCVKDIEKKVYDEMIEEISKFLNGGVEDVKRQLEAKMLDAAEKLEFERAKEFRDLMTHIDSIMQKQKIITDDLSNRDVFGYAVEKGWMCVQVFFVRQGKLIERDVSVFPIYDEPEQEFLTFVGHFYNEPNHLLPKEIFIPQGIDENILQKLLNIKIVIPKRGQKKELVDLATKNATIAVSEKFQLIERQEERTVGACEALGEALNISAPLRIEAFDNSHMHGADPVSAMVVFVDGKPAKKEYRKYKTRQAAKHDDYGAMQEVIRRRYTRVLRENLPLPDLIVIDGGKGQMEVAREVIEDELGLYIPIAGLAKDNKHNTSQLLFGDPVEPIALKRTSDAFYLLQRIQDEVHRFAITFLRQQRQAHAIVSALDDIEGVGPKRKQQLMKHFGSVKKIREASIDQLLEAGIPHALAQTIYTHFHEASLE; translated from the coding sequence ATGAATCCAACGATTAAGGCAAAGCTTGAAATTTTACCAGATGAATCAGGCTGTTATTTAATGAAAGATCGCCAAGGGACCATTATCTATGTTGGTAAGGCGAAGATTTTGAAAAATCGTGTACGCTCTTATTTCACAGGTAGTCATGATGGTAAAACAGCTCGTTTAGTAAGTGAAATTGAAGATTTCGAGTATATCGTGACGTCAAGTGATATTGAAGCGCTTATTTTAGAGCTCAATCTTATTAAGCTTCATGATCCAAAATACAATATTAAGTTAACTGATGATAAAACATATCCTTATATTAAAATAACAAATGAACGCTATCCGCGAATTTTAACAACACGTAAAATTAAGAAGGATAAGGCGAGATATTTTGGCCCTTATCCAAATGCGTATGCTGCAAATGAAACACGAAAATTACTCGATCGCTTATACCCATTACGTAAATGTGCACAAATGCCAAGCCAAGTTTGTTTGTACTATCATTTAGGACAATGCTTAGCACCATGTGTGAAGGATATTGAGAAAAAAGTGTATGACGAGATGATTGAAGAAATTTCGAAGTTTTTAAACGGTGGCGTTGAGGATGTTAAGCGGCAATTAGAAGCGAAAATGCTTGATGCTGCTGAAAAGTTAGAGTTTGAACGTGCAAAAGAATTCCGAGATTTAATGACGCATATTGATAGTATTATGCAAAAACAAAAGATTATTACAGACGATTTAAGCAACCGCGATGTATTCGGCTATGCGGTTGAAAAAGGTTGGATGTGCGTTCAAGTATTTTTTGTTCGCCAAGGGAAATTAATCGAACGTGATGTCTCTGTTTTTCCTATTTATGATGAGCCAGAACAAGAATTTTTAACGTTTGTTGGACACTTTTACAATGAACCGAATCATCTTTTGCCGAAAGAAATTTTTATTCCACAAGGCATTGATGAAAATATATTACAAAAGTTATTAAATATTAAAATCGTTATTCCAAAAAGAGGCCAGAAAAAAGAACTTGTTGATTTGGCTACAAAAAATGCGACGATTGCTGTTAGCGAAAAATTCCAACTTATTGAACGCCAAGAAGAGCGGACGGTGGGGGCGTGTGAAGCATTAGGGGAAGCGTTAAATATTTCTGCACCGCTACGGATTGAAGCATTCGATAATAGTCATATGCACGGGGCGGATCCTGTTTCGGCTATGGTCGTTTTCGTCGACGGGAAACCAGCGAAAAAGGAATACCGCAAATATAAAACAAGACAAGCTGCAAAGCATGATGATTACGGTGCGATGCAAGAAGTGATACGACGTCGTTATACGCGCGTACTCCGTGAAAATTTACCATTGCCTGATTTAATCGTTATTGATGGTGGTAAGGGTCAAATGGAAGTAGCAAGAGAAGTAATTGAAGATGAGCTTGGCTTGTATATTCCAATCGCAGGGCTAGCAAAAGATAATAAGCACAATACGTCACAACTACTTTTCGGTGATCCTGTTGAACCGATTGCACTGAAACGTACGAGTGATGCGTTTTATTTATTGCAGCGCATTCAAGATGAAGTCCACCGATTTGCGATTACGTTTTTACGCCAACAACGTCAAGCGCATGCTATTGTTTCGGCGCTGGATGATATTGAAGGAGTCGGACCAAAGCGTAAGCAGCAACTCATGAAGCATTTTGGTTCCGTAAAAAAAATACGAGAGGCATCCATTGATCAATTGCTTGAAGCGGGAATTCCTCATGCGTTGGCCCAAACAATTTATACGCATTTTCACGAAGCTTCATTAGAATGA
- a CDS encoding long-chain-fatty-acid--CoA ligase, with translation MTEKVWLASYPEEIPHTLELPKIPVQQFLTKAYEEVPNNVAVHFMGKELTYKELYESAMKFANYLRSLGVEKGDRVAIMLPNCPQAVIAYYGTMYAGGIVVQTNPLYTERELQYQMADSGAKVILVMDILYPRAMKIIKETKLENVIVTGIKDYLPFPKNLVYPFIQKKQYGFSVKVEHSGQNHLFTEIMKSGKSESMEVEFDFENDLALLQYTGGTTGFPKGVMLTHKNLIANTMMCDAWMYRCVKREEVILGILPFFHVYGMTTVLILSVMQQSKMVLLPKFEAEQALKTIDKQKPTLFPGAPTMYIGLLNHPDLAKYDLSTIKACLSGSAPLPLEVQEKFEALSGGRVVEGYGLTETSPVTHANPIWGNRINGSIGLPWPSTDAAILRSGESESLPPGEMGEIAIKGPQVMKGYWNRPEDTAMTFIDGWFLTGDLGYMDENGYFYVVDRKKDMIIAGGYNIYPREVEEILYEHEAIQECVVAGIPDPYRGETVKAYVVLKEGHTVTDKELNEFCRKNLAAYKVPRFYEFREELPKTAVGKILRRTLVEEEKEKMAKQVAK, from the coding sequence ATGACAGAAAAAGTTTGGTTGGCAAGCTATCCAGAGGAAATTCCACATACGTTGGAACTTCCAAAAATTCCCGTTCAACAATTTTTAACGAAAGCGTACGAAGAAGTGCCGAATAATGTTGCCGTGCATTTTATGGGCAAAGAGCTTACGTACAAAGAATTGTATGAATCTGCTATGAAATTTGCGAATTATTTGCGTTCTCTAGGGGTGGAGAAGGGCGATCGTGTAGCAATTATGTTACCAAACTGTCCACAAGCTGTAATCGCTTACTATGGTACGATGTATGCAGGTGGGATTGTTGTTCAAACGAATCCACTTTATACCGAGCGTGAATTACAATATCAAATGGCAGATTCGGGCGCGAAAGTTATTTTAGTAATGGACATTTTATATCCACGCGCGATGAAAATTATTAAAGAAACAAAGCTTGAAAACGTCATTGTAACAGGGATTAAAGATTATTTACCATTCCCCAAAAATTTAGTGTATCCATTTATTCAAAAAAAGCAGTACGGATTTAGTGTAAAAGTAGAACATAGTGGGCAAAATCACTTATTCACAGAAATAATGAAGTCTGGAAAATCTGAATCGATGGAAGTAGAATTCGACTTTGAAAATGATTTAGCATTACTACAATATACAGGTGGTACAACAGGTTTCCCTAAAGGTGTTATGTTAACGCATAAAAACTTAATTGCCAATACGATGATGTGTGATGCTTGGATGTATCGTTGTGTGAAACGTGAAGAAGTCATTTTAGGTATCTTACCGTTCTTCCACGTATATGGAATGACGACCGTGTTAATTTTATCAGTTATGCAACAGTCAAAAATGGTATTATTACCAAAATTTGAAGCGGAACAAGCATTAAAAACAATTGATAAACAAAAACCAACCTTATTCCCAGGTGCTCCAACGATGTATATCGGCCTTTTAAATCATCCAGATCTAGCAAAATATGATTTATCAACGATTAAAGCTTGTTTAAGTGGTTCAGCACCACTGCCATTAGAAGTACAAGAAAAATTCGAAGCCTTATCGGGTGGACGCGTAGTTGAAGGTTATGGTTTAACCGAAACTTCACCAGTAACGCACGCTAATCCAATTTGGGGTAATCGTATTAACGGGTCAATTGGATTACCATGGCCAAGTACAGATGCTGCCATTTTACGTTCAGGTGAATCAGAAAGTTTACCTCCAGGTGAGATGGGAGAAATTGCGATTAAAGGTCCTCAAGTTATGAAAGGCTACTGGAATCGCCCAGAAGATACAGCGATGACATTTATAGATGGCTGGTTCTTAACAGGGGACTTAGGTTATATGGATGAAAACGGTTACTTTTATGTAGTCGATCGTAAAAAAGATATGATTATTGCAGGTGGATATAATATTTATCCACGTGAAGTAGAAGAAATTTTATACGAACATGAAGCAATTCAAGAATGTGTCGTTGCAGGGATTCCAGACCCATATCGTGGGGAAACGGTTAAGGCATATGTTGTTTTAAAAGAAGGTCATACTGTGACAGACAAAGAGTTAAATGAGTTTTGCCGCAAAAATTTAGCTGCTTATAAAGTGCCACGTTTCTATGAGTTCCGCGAAGAGCTTCCAAAAACAGCGGTAGGTAAAATTTTACGCCGTACGCTTGTTGAAGAAGAAAAGGAGAAAATGGCCAAACAAGTTGCAAAATAA
- a CDS encoding TetR/AcrR family transcriptional regulator, with protein MKRNKPKYMQIVDAAVIAIAENGYHQAQVSKIAKQAGVADGTIYLYFKNKEDILISVFQEKMGIFVENLQDIIKSGDSSSEKLCQMIENHFRVLSSDRHLATVTQLELRQSNKELRLKINTILKEYLVLLDQILIAGMLAGEFNQEMDVRITRQMVFGTIDEITTTWVMNDYRYDLMEQAPKIQQLLLNAIKA; from the coding sequence TTGAAACGAAATAAACCCAAGTATATGCAAATAGTAGATGCAGCAGTGATAGCAATTGCAGAAAACGGCTATCATCAAGCCCAAGTTTCTAAAATTGCCAAACAAGCTGGTGTAGCTGATGGGACAATTTATTTATATTTTAAAAACAAAGAAGATATTCTGATTTCTGTATTTCAGGAAAAAATGGGTATATTCGTAGAAAATTTACAGGATATAATTAAAAGTGGAGATTCCTCTTCTGAAAAGTTATGTCAGATGATTGAAAATCACTTTCGCGTGTTATCAAGTGATCGCCATTTAGCAACTGTAACGCAATTAGAGTTAAGACAATCGAATAAAGAATTAAGATTAAAGATTAATACGATTTTAAAAGAATATTTAGTATTACTTGATCAAATTTTAATTGCAGGGATGTTAGCTGGGGAGTTCAATCAAGAGATGGATGTCCGTATTACACGTCAAATGGTGTTTGGTACGATTGATGAAATTACGACAACATGGGTGATGAACGATTATCGCTATGACTTAATGGAGCAGGCTCCGAAAATTCAGCAATTATTATTAAATGCAATAAAAGCATAA
- a CDS encoding DUF350 domain-containing protein has translation MLGSDFWHHPLVETAGYFSVVALCLFVSMILFEIVTKYKNWEEIKNGNVSVALATGGKILGICNIFRYSIEQHTSFIGMLGWGLFGFILLIFAYLLFEFLTPKFNVDDEIAADNRSVGFISFTISVGLSFVIGASITS, from the coding sequence ATGCTAGGATCAGACTTTTGGCACCATCCGCTCGTAGAAACAGCAGGTTATTTTAGCGTTGTCGCCCTTTGTCTTTTTGTTTCGATGATTTTATTTGAAATCGTGACAAAATATAAAAACTGGGAAGAGATTAAAAATGGTAATGTCTCAGTTGCCCTTGCAACAGGCGGTAAAATTTTGGGAATATGTAATATTTTCCGCTATTCTATTGAGCAGCACACATCGTTTATTGGCATGCTCGGTTGGGGATTATTTGGCTTTATTCTATTAATATTTGCTTATTTATTATTTGAATTTTTAACACCGAAATTTAATGTTGATGATGAAATTGCAGCAGACAATCGATCAGTAGGTTTTATTTCATTTACGATTTCAGTTGGGTTATCATTTGTCATTGGTGCAAGCATCACATCTTAG
- a CDS encoding electron transfer flavoprotein subunit alpha/FixB family protein, translated as MSKKVLVLGEVREGSLRNVSFEAIAAGSQIADGGEVVALLVGDAVAGLAQEMIAYGASRVVTVEHPHLKTYTSDGYSQAILAVVEQEKPEAIVFGHTSLGKDLSPKVASRLKSGLISDVTEVEGSGDATVFIRPIYSGKAFEKVKVKDGVIFATIRPNNIAPLAKDAGRSGDVSSVSVEITNLRTVIKEVVRKSTEGVDLSEAKVVVAGGRGVKSEEGFEPLKDLANLLGGAVGASRGACDAEYCDYSLQIGQTGKVVTPDLYIAAGISGAIQHLAGMSNSKVIVAINKDPEANIFKVADYGIVGDLFEVVPMLIEEFKALKVNA; from the coding sequence ATGTCAAAGAAGGTTTTAGTGTTAGGTGAGGTTCGTGAAGGAAGCTTACGTAATGTTTCATTCGAAGCAATCGCAGCAGGTTCTCAAATCGCTGACGGTGGTGAAGTGGTTGCATTATTAGTAGGGGATGCTGTTGCTGGTTTAGCACAAGAAATGATCGCTTATGGTGCAAGCCGCGTCGTTACAGTAGAACACCCACATTTAAAAACATATACATCTGATGGCTACAGCCAAGCAATCTTAGCAGTAGTTGAGCAAGAAAAACCGGAAGCAATCGTATTCGGTCATACTTCTTTAGGTAAAGACTTATCACCAAAAGTAGCTTCTCGCTTAAAATCAGGTTTAATATCAGATGTAACAGAAGTTGAAGGTTCAGGTGATGCGACAGTATTCATCCGCCCAATCTATTCTGGTAAAGCATTTGAAAAAGTAAAAGTAAAAGACGGCGTTATTTTTGCAACAATCCGTCCTAACAATATTGCACCACTTGCTAAAGATGCAGGTCGCTCAGGCGATGTATCTTCGGTATCAGTAGAAATTACAAACTTACGAACAGTGATTAAAGAAGTTGTTCGTAAATCAACTGAAGGTGTAGATCTATCAGAAGCGAAAGTAGTAGTAGCTGGTGGCCGTGGAGTGAAATCTGAAGAAGGTTTCGAACCATTAAAAGATTTAGCAAACTTACTTGGCGGTGCAGTTGGTGCATCTCGTGGTGCATGTGACGCTGAATACTGTGATTACTCATTACAAATCGGTCAAACGGGTAAAGTTGTAACACCTGACCTTTACATTGCAGCTGGTATTTCTGGAGCAATCCAACACTTAGCTGGTATGTCGAACTCTAAAGTAATCGTAGCGATTAACAAAGATCCAGAAGCAAACATCTTCAAAGTAGCGGACTACGGTATCGTAGGCGACCTATTCGAAGTTGTACCAATGCTAATCGAAGAATTTAAAGCGTTAAAAGTTAACGCGTAA
- a CDS encoding electron transfer flavoprotein subunit beta/FixA family protein, which translates to MNIYVLVKRTFDTEEKIVVSGGKIQEDGAEFIINPYDEYAIEEAIQKRDALGGKVTVVTIGGEDAEKQLRTALAMGADEAVLINTEDDLDELDQYSAAYILAEYLKDKEADLILAGNVAIDGGSGQVGPRLADLLGINYVTTITSLEIEGTNVKIIRDIEGDSEILETSLPLLVTAQQGLNEPRYPSLPGIMKAKKKPLEELELDDLDIDEDDVEVKVETVEIYLPPQKAAGRVLEGDLSAQVKELVNLLHNEAKVV; encoded by the coding sequence ATGAATATTTATGTATTAGTAAAACGTACTTTTGACACAGAAGAAAAAATCGTTGTTTCTGGCGGTAAGATTCAAGAAGATGGTGCTGAGTTCATCATCAACCCATACGATGAATATGCAATTGAAGAAGCAATCCAAAAGCGTGACGCATTAGGCGGTAAAGTAACAGTTGTGACAATCGGTGGCGAAGATGCAGAAAAGCAATTACGTACAGCTTTAGCAATGGGCGCTGACGAAGCAGTATTAATTAATACAGAAGATGATTTAGATGAGTTAGATCAATACTCTGCAGCTTACATCCTAGCAGAATATTTAAAAGACAAAGAAGCAGATTTAATTTTAGCAGGTAACGTTGCAATCGATGGTGGTTCTGGTCAAGTAGGTCCACGTTTAGCTGATCTATTAGGCATAAACTACGTAACAACAATTACAAGCCTTGAAATCGAAGGCACGAATGTCAAAATTATTCGTGATATCGAAGGTGACTCTGAAATTTTGGAAACGTCGCTACCATTACTAGTAACAGCTCAACAAGGTTTAAACGAGCCACGTTACCCATCTTTACCAGGGATCATGAAAGCAAAGAAAAAGCCGCTTGAAGAGCTTGAGTTAGATGATTTAGATATCGATGAAGACGATGTTGAAGTAAAAGTAGAAACAGTTGAAATTTATTTACCACCGCAAAAAGCAGCAGGTCGCGTATTAGAAGGCGATTTATCTGCTCAGGTAAAAGAATTAGTGAACCTATTACACAACGAAGCGAAAGTTGTCTAA
- the trxA gene encoding thioredoxin, which translates to MAIVHGTDQTFEQEISNGVVLVDFWAAWCGPCKMIAPVLEELDSEIGNDVKVVKVDVDNNQVTAAEYQIMSIPSLLLFVDGELKAKTAGFMPKEALIDFINDNK; encoded by the coding sequence ATGGCAATTGTACACGGTACAGATCAAACTTTCGAGCAAGAAATTTCAAACGGTGTGGTTTTAGTAGACTTTTGGGCAGCGTGGTGTGGTCCATGTAAAATGATAGCTCCAGTTCTTGAAGAATTAGATTCAGAAATCGGCAACGATGTTAAAGTCGTAAAAGTTGATGTAGATAACAACCAAGTTACTGCTGCAGAATACCAAATCATGTCGATTCCATCATTACTATTATTCGTAGATGGTGAACTAAAAGCAAAAACTGCTGGCTTCATGCCAAAAGAAGCGTTAATCGACTTCATTAACGACAACAAATAA